From a region of the Impatiens glandulifera chromosome 4, dImpGla2.1, whole genome shotgun sequence genome:
- the LOC124936702 gene encoding alpha-farnesene synthase-like, which yields MNIENLKDIIKDMFLVTDWITKLKLVNQIDMLCLNNHFETEIKETIDVVMLMYHNDGNVHEIRHDALSLRILRQYGFKVSQDVFRGFVNRGCDNNIDVQELIAIFEASHLGSESESLLDNAKILSTKLLENKFSNIKQTREALQLPLNRRVLWYDLKRRISDFKNSDEDNIVLLNLAKLNFNNVQANHHQELGILIRWWKKLGLMEHLSFTRDRVVESYLWSVGVNYEPQHKSFRKWLTKAITMVIVIDDVYDLFGSFKELECFTNAIIRWDLHEVDLLPNCMKVCLEALFSLTEETALEIQTEKGGILVLPHLKNAVHLFLILYNSFFLVLFIDSFNIVTLIMFIVGGLLQSIIYGSKVVQ from the exons ATGAATATAGAGAATCTCAAAGACATAATAAAAGACATGTTTTTGGTGACTGATTGGATCACAAAATTGAAGTTAGTGAACCAAATTGATATGCTGTGTTTGAATAACCATTTTGAGACCGAGATCAAAGAAACTATAGACGTTGTGATGTTAATGTATCACAATGATGGCAATGTGCATGAGATAAGACACGACGCGTTATCTTTAAGGATACTCAGACAATACGGCTTCAAAGTTTCACAAG ATGTTTTTAGGGGCTTTGTGAATAGAGGATGTGATAACAACATTGATGTTCAGGAACTTATTGCAATTTTTGAGGCATCACATTTAGGATCAGAAAGTGAGAGTTTACTAGACAATGCAAAAATCTTGTCTACAAAATTACTTGAAAATAAATTCTCGAATATAAAACAAACTCGAGAAGCTCTACAACTTCCTTTGAATAGGAGAGTGTTGTGGTATGATCTGAAAAGGCGTATATCTGATTTCAAAAACTCAGATGAAGACAATATTGTGTTACTTAACCTAGCAAAACTTAACTTCAACAATGTCCAAGCCAATCACCATCAAGAACTAGGGATACTAATAAG ATGGTGGAAGAAACTTGGACTGATGGAGCATTTAAGCTTTACGAGGGACCGAGTCGTCGAAAGTTATTTGTGGAGTGTTGGAGTCAATTATGAACCTCAACATAAgagttttagaaaatggttGACCAAAGCTATAACAATGGTCATAGTTATTGATGATGTATATGACTTGTTTGGATCATTCAAAGAACTTGAATGCTTCACCAATGCCATTATTAG GTGGGATCTTCATGAAGTAGATCTACTCCCAAATTGTATGAAAGTATGCCTAGAAGCACTTTTTAGCTTGACAGAAGAGACTGCTCTCGAAATACAAACAGAGAAGGGTGGGATATTAGTTCTTCCTCATTTGAAAAACGcggtacatttatttttaatactttaCAACTCTTTTTTCCTCGTACTTTTTATAGATTCTTTTAATATTGTTacattaattatgtttatagtggGCGGACTTTTGCAAAGCATTATTTATGGAAGCAAAGTGGTACAATGA